In Chroicocephalus ridibundus chromosome 21, bChrRid1.1, whole genome shotgun sequence, the sequence TGCAGTGCAAAGCAGCACTAAAATCGCAATGTACCCCCTGCTTCACTGTGCAGAAATCAAACCAAGACCCCTGCTAGCATCCTTGGGGCTGGTAGGAGCTCATCTAGGAGCATCCTTCTTTGGAGCACCCCAGGGATCCCAGAGGATGTCAGGCAGCAGGAAGGGAACTAGCCAGGCAGGATCCACCATCCTCTCATTAGGCAGCACTCCTCTCAGGATAATGTGGCGAGATCTTCGAATGAGAGCAGCAATTTTAGGACATGGACatggaaaaaattcctcacaaaTACCCTGTGTTCCTGCCAGCATTCAGCCCCACAGCAAAGTGCATTGGAGGCAGAGGCTGGTGTTAAATAAGCATTCATCCACCTTGGCTCAGTTGCCCAAGGCTCTGCCTTACCTTgaccttcctcccttcctctctccctcccagaAAATGGTTTCACCTCAGCAACGTCTCTTCCTGCATCATTTCTGAGTCCCTGCCTCCCACTTAGCTCCATGACCCCAGTTAGGACCAGTTTTCTGTGCTTGTCATATCTCTTacaccttcatcttcctctcaCCCTCTCAGTCCATACTGGGGTCTTTAATTTACCACTTCCAACACCCACAAAGAGTCCTGCACAACCTCCAAGTCCTTGCTGAGGAGCTGGGCAAGGTGGTCCTGATGGATGCCAGGGCTTCCAGCACCCAAGGGGGTTTCAGCTGGTTGCAAGGGGAGGTTGCAGGAGGAACATGTTGACTTGCTGTCCATCATGACCGGTCCCAGAGCCACAGCTCCTTGCATTGCTGCTTGCACAGGCAGTGCTGCCCCTTAACTTTTTAGTTAAAATGCCAAATTTTCTGAAGAGACTACTCGATTCCAAGTTTTATAAATGTTTCTAGTAAAGCGGtcccagcaaagcaaagcaggacCTGACACACTCTTGTGTTAGTGATGCCCACATGCAAACCTAAACCCCCCAGATTAGAGGATTTGCAAAAAAATTTAGGGAAGCCAAAAGACAAAGATGGCTTTGGCATCACAAAGATGCTCTTACCATGCATGAGGGCAAGATGACCTTGCATGGAGTCACATGCCGGTGACAGAGACCCAGGAGCTGGCGTGACTCCCGACACATCCCAAAAACATGGTCTTCTTGCTCACGTGCATGTCCTGTGACCAGGAGCAAACATACCTATTTTCATTagattttccaaatatttggTTCAAACACCAGTCCAATGAAACAGCCCATCACGTGCCCAAAAGTCCCAACCCAGGGGTTCAGTTTCGGCTCGTACACTGATTCAGCACCAGCCGCTGCTGAGTAAGTCCCTTAGAATCTTTGTCCGTCACTGTCTGCATTTGTAAAACAGATACGAGGACGCATTTTTTGGCTCCCTTGCAAGGTTGCAGAGAGGACAAATTCATTAGTATTCGTAGAAGCCCTTTGATTATCTGCAGGCTAAACAATTATGAGGCAAAACAAAGGTAGTGATCACAAATAATAAGGCAAAGAGTAAATACCAGGAGACACGTATAACTAAAAAGTATGGGTTTGGGTTAGTAAACAGGGAAGCTCGAATGGTCAATGGCTGTCTCACTTCCAGGAGGAAGGTGTCTAGGACTATAAAAGGTCTCCCAGCCCAGCTCACTTCATTCGCTCATCTTCTCTTCCCTTCACCTCTCCTCACTCTTCAACAGGGTAAGTGAGAACATCtaaatcttccttccttttcacaaaagaaaaatgctatggATATCTTATAACAGTACCCAAATATAACTGGGTATCTGGACTGGGACTTTGGCTGAAGTTGGGCTTTTATGAACTGTGTACTAGGAATTATGGGGACGAGCCAGAAGGTTTAAGGATGGAGAGACTATAGGAGTATCAGCagagccatagaatcatagaatcgtagaatcatagaatggtttgggtgggaaggaaccttaacgaccatctcgttccaccccctgccctgggcagggacacctcctactagaccaggttgctccaagccccgtccaacctggccttggacacctccagggatggggcagccacagtttctctgggcaacctgggccaggggctcaccgccctcagagtgaaaaatttcttcctgaatatCCCCATGCAGAGCAAGGGGACTGAGAATGATTCAGGAGGGCCCAGGCTGAGGGCTACGTGCACTGGGCTGTGTGATTCTTGCTAAGACATTAGAGATGCCCTGGTAGGAGTAGGTGGGCATCtacattgcagaaaaaaaaacagagagaagagttACGAGCAAGATTTATTACAAACAAGACAGCACTCGGTTTCAGCTCCTTGGATCTCTGATTTAGCACAAAGAGAGCTTtgaattaattctgtatttcaaaatatcCCACTCCCAGTCACAGGCAgactctctcttttccttccagctttgcCTACACCACTACCAACAACATGCCCAACGGAGGTTGCGGATGCTGCGGTGGAAATAACTACTCCGTGTGCTGCTACAGCAGCCCCAAGTGCTGCAAGATGCCGTGCTGCCCACAGTACTGCTGCCCCatgcagagctgctgcatgccCATGACCTGCTGCTACAGCATGAGCAACAACAGAGGCTGCTGCGGTGGCAGTGGTGGCTGCTGTGGTGGCAACTAAACCCACTCGGCAAAGTGGCAAGCAGGGCTGTGccccctgctgcttccctcctggctcattcGGTGTCAGATATGGATATGGATACGGATACGGCCCTGAACGCTCTTCCTCCTTTGCTTAGAGACTGTAGATCATCTCTCTTCTTCTTTGCCTGCCTTTAATCACCAAGTGCTTGTAATGTGCTTTGAAGTTGCTACCCACTGATCAGTGTGATTTTCCTTTGTAAGTGCTAGTCCTGCTGTTAATTTTCCTCTTGGTGTGTGGGATGTTTAGTGCTGTTGATATATCATACAGCCTTTTCTTGCTCTAATCTCCAATTAGTCATGAAAGACAATAAAAGTTATAAGCTATGACACTGCAAACTTATGGTACCTTTATTCAtttatctttgtcttttaaaCTCTGTCTCTGGTCTGGGACTTTTTTAGCACTTGCTTAGTTTCTGAATATAATGAATTTTTGCACTATTTGTCACGCTGCTGATGACAGCCCCCCAGCATATGCAGTAAATTTCTTGGGTCAGTCTTTCATCCACGGAAAAATAGTGCTTGCTAGTGTCGGTATGTTATCTAAGCTACAGGAGCATCCACTTGGCCATGCAGTTTCATGCTATTCTTTCCCCTGCTTGCGACTTTGAAGATACACAGTCTGCAACTGAAGCAGCTGTATGGTCCTAAAGCCATAGCTAAAGGTCTTTTTTGGTAATGGAAATCTTCCCAGCGAATTTGCTGAGCTTTAAAGCCGCTTTCCTAAAAGGCTCGATACCTTGTCAGTAAGATCAAATAGGCCAGCAAGCACGGTCTGCGTggtgcagggaggaagggagtgATTGAAGGATGCTGACATGTAAGTCTAGCCTGAAGGATTCAGAAATACTATTTAATTTCATCTGGAATTCTATTAAAACGTGGCGATTTTTCAGAGATGAGatccagaaattaaatatttgcacttCATGATTCGTAAAATCCTCAGGGGGGGAAGTGACTCCAAACCATCTcttctaacaagaaaaaaaaaatccaaaaacagCATAATCTTGGGACTGTGGTAATGAGTTATAAATCTAAAATCCTTGTTGGCCCTTAACAGATATCAAGGTCTTTTCCATCCTTACGTGCAAGTCCCGTGGCTTCCTGCAAGGCAATTACATTTTTCCTGTAGCTAAAGAATAAATTAACTGCAGCAGCAGCGAAGTCGTCAGGTCCAAGCACGCGCCCTGGAGTCACACCCCTGAATTCTGCACATGCTTTTCCCGGTGATTCAAATATAAATGCCACTGGACAAAGCTCTGAGCATCTCTCACAGAGGCTCTGCCGTGGAGTGAGCGCATGGAAATACCTCCTGCACTGacagcccagggctgctgggagggagacTTCGCTGGTACTTAAAAAATGCCTCGACCGCCCACAGAAATGCAAAGTGGAGCAGGTCTACAGAAAATGAGTCAaagcagaaatgtcagaaagGTGGATACGGTGCTTCACAAAGCCTGACATTGTTAGTCCGTGAGGTCAGGACTCCTCTGCGGTATCCTCATTCCAGATTTGCAGAGCATAAAAGGGCTTTCGGTGTTGAACCCGCTCACTTGACCGAGGTGCTCCTCACTTGTTTAAATAGGGGAATAAGCATCCCATCCACAGCCTGACATGGTCCACCCCCACGCCCTGGCATGCTGGTGTCCGTAGGGATCCTGTACTCAGAGCTCAACTCTTCCAGTCATCCGTACTACACACAAAGCAACAACATCTGCCATTCGTCATGGTCCTGATGTCACCCTTCATTCCATCACCATCTCTCCCGCTGTCAGGTTTCTCGGTGCTCTGGAAGGTGATGAGCATCGTGTCCAGATGTCACAGACCTTCTCTGACAGACAAGGTCCAACGGGCAGCCCCATCTGCAAACCCAACTCCAGTTCGGTGGAGCACACGGCAAACACAGCGATTCCTGGGTTAGGGCTGGTCAGGGTGGTGTTAAGCTGAAATAGTTGAAAAATCGATCACTTCatactgaaaacagaatttcactgtttttccaatttttcctttttttgaaaactgctcTTTATTCTGGCAGGGAGCCTGCTTATTTTCAATGAGagacttttctctgttttctttcagcctcATGAAAAACCATTGCCATTCGCGTACCCGGCTCCAACACCCCTCTGCTCCAACACCCGGTTTCAAGCCATGAGCCGTTGGGCGCCTGGACATGGGACTGGACACCCAAATTCCCGGGTCTTTTTGTGGTTTTCCCACTGCCACGAGAGACTCCTTTTGGGCACATCACTCAGCATCACGGTATTCCAGGTATCCTTATCCCAGGATCCCATCTGACTAACATTAGGTAACAGCGTATTTGAACATGACCGATGGGAGAACTAATTAGATAATGGCCACTGCATATGCAAAGAGCTAAGCTGACATTACATCAAGGGCGATGCTAATTGCAGCTGATTAATCCAACAGCAAGTGCcagaaaaaatatacatacagAAGTGGCACTCACTGCTCAGCTATTAATTCCCATGGCATGCCTCATTTCCAAGAGAGCTTGGCCGCATATAAAAGCTTTCGGCCCCAGCACTGTCCTCAGGACTCGGACACTCTGCTCAGCCCGTCTGTCGCTGGTCACAGGGTGAGTTGGATTCTCTCAGCTGTCTTGGATTCCTCaaatttttttccatagaaaccgaagaaaaaagaaaaaaaagaagtgggtggattttttttttctttttcccagactaTTTATCCCCGAGGGCTTGGCCATCTCTACCACAGGATGCACCACCGTAAAGGCGACAGCGACCAGGACTTGTGCCATGACGAGAAGGGCTGGACGTGGCACGGTTCCACAGGGTGCTGCCACGAAAGCCCCCTGGGCACCACGGACCTGTCCCCTTGCCACGACCCCGGCAGCATCAGCCGTGACATCGAGGGGTCCTGCCAGAGCGAGCCGCAAAGCTGCCAGCCCATGGAGCCGTGCCCACCCCAGACCTGCTGCCCACCACAGCAAAGCTGCGATTTCGGCAAGCCCCGGCGGCGGGTGGAGGTGAGCCACGTGCAGCCTGTCTGCCCCCCACCCGTGAAAATCCACCGCCGCCCGCTGCAGCAGTACCGCCCGCCCCTGCGCTGCGAGGAGCCGGGGTGCTGCGGCAAACCCCGGCGGCGAGTGGAGCAGTGCCCGGAGGAGGACGCCTGTCCCCCCGTGATACTGCATCCCCGGCCGCTGCAGCATCGCTGCCCCTGCATCCCAGTCTGCTGCCCACCCGTCCAGCACCGCTGCCCAGCCCCTGTGCCCCTGCCGCTGCATCCTGGCCGGCACCAGCAAAAGCAGGTCCCTCTCTTGCCACCCTGTCTGCAGACGAAATGAGCTGGGACCTGTCATGGTCACCGAGAAGAACGACAGATGGTCTCCCCCACCcatctctccaaggagaggagggagagaaagagacctGTGCGtctagaagaaactaaactacttcaatgaaaatattaataaaataagaaaaagaaaataatgaaatatatacaatatatacaaaaccatatcgaGATCGTaggatgatgatcacgtcacCGGcgggcactgggaaagtcccagatggatgggaactggattccggatctggattcaggaacgcaccgatggggatcaaaggcagaggaacagagtCCTCCCTGGACACCGGCCATTCAA encodes:
- the LOC134526134 gene encoding keratin-associated protein 5-7-like; this encodes MPNGGCGCCGGNNYSVCCYSSPKCCKMPCCPQYCCPMQSCCMPMTCCYSMSNNRGCCGGSGGCCGGN
- the LOC134525914 gene encoding keratinocyte proline-rich protein-like, with amino-acid sequence MHHRKGDSDQDLCHDEKGWTWHGSTGCCHESPLGTTDLSPCHDPGSISRDIEGSCQSEPQSCQPMEPCPPQTCCPPQQSCDFGKPRRRVEVSHVQPVCPPPVKIHRRPLQQYRPPLRCEEPGCCGKPRRRVEQCPEEDACPPVILHPRPLQHRCPCIPVCCPPVQHRCPAPVPLPLHPGRHQQKQVPLLPPCLQTK